The DNA region CTCCAACACCTTCACGTGCTTGGAGATCGCCTGCAGGCTGACCTCGTACGGCTCCGCCAGTTCGTTCACCGTGGCATCGGCGACGGTCAGTCGCGCCACGAGATCACGTCTGGTCGGGTCGGCCAGGGCGGCGAACACCCTGGAGAGCTGATCGGCCATGGACCCTTCCTCAACTATTGGGTTGATTAAGAGCCTAGGGGTTGGATGAGGTGTTGTCAACCATTTGGTTGAGAAATGCGCGGGTCTGGTGGTGGCTGGGCGGTCGTGGTTGGCCCGCGGGTGCGGGGCGGATCGAGCTCAGGCGCAACTGGCGGGCGTCATTGGCCCGGGGGTGCGAGATGGACCGAGCTCACGTGGCGCGGATGGACGTCTCTGGCCCGCGGGTGCGAAGTGGTCGTTCGGGTACGCGGGCAGGGCTCAGCCGCGGGAGCTCCGAGGAGTGCGTCCGCGGGTGACGCCGACGAAGGCTTGGGTGGTCGCATCGTCCCGGTCGGTCAGCCAGATCAGTGCGATGGTGGTCGGCGCCGGCCCGCGTACGGGGCGGTGTGTCACGTCCTTGCGGTGATGCAGCCGGGCAACCGACATCGGCAGCACTGCGATCCCGGTGCCGGCGGCTGCCACTTCGACCGCCTCCTTGGCCGACATTGGCGGGAAGGTGAGCTGATTGGCGCGCGGAATGAGGCCCTCCGGGATGCCGGTGATGAACTGCTCATCTGCCAGGTCTGCCAGCTCGATCTCGTCGTAGGCGGCCGCCGGGTGTTCGCGGTTGACCACGACCACGGGCAGCTCGTCATAGAGCCGCACCAGGTGCAGGCCTGTCCGGTCGACCGGCAGTCGGGCCAACGCCATGTCGATGCGCTTGTCGCGTACGGCCTGCTCGGCGTCGGCTTCCTCGACCAGCACCAACTCCAGCAGTACGCCATCGCGGCGTTCCCGCCAGGCGCGGGCCCACTTGTCCGGCGTCACGCCCGGCACGTACCCAACTCGCAGCACTCGCTCGCTCACTAGCCCATCATGGTGTGCGCTGGGCCTCGACGGAGGACTCCACGCTGAGCAGATCCCCCGGTTGGCACTGCAGCACCTCGCAGATGGCGGTCAAGGTGGAGAACCGAATCGCCTTCGCTCGGTTGTTCTTGAGGACGCTGAGATTGACATTGGTCACCCCGATCGCCTCGGCCAGGGCGGTCACGGTCATGCCGCGCCGGGCCAGCAGGTCGTCGAGATGGCAGGCGACCCGGTGCGGATCCTCGACCGGCATCTCAGACCAGCCCGTCGACGTCGGCGCGCAGCTCGGCGCCGCGGGCGAATGCCTCGGCGACCGCTGCGACCATCAGCCCGGCGCCGACCGCCACCAAGATCCCGTTGGCGGAGATGAAGAAGGCGAAAGGGGCATCGACAAAGGCTGCGCTGCGCACCGCGGCGCCGGCCAGTGCATCGGCGGTCACGGTCACCATCGGTGCGATGAGCAGGATGAGCGCGATGACGCGCAGTCGGCGTACCGAAGCGGCTGCGAACGGCTCGCGAGACTGGATGTCGTGGAGCAGTCCGAGCAGCTGGACCGCCACTAGCGCCACTGTGATGGTGGTGATCACGCCTGGCAGCAGTGTCGCAAGCCAGGTGCTGGCCGGCGCCTCGGTGAGTGTCACCAGCGCTTCGCCGTTCCACTGGGCAGCCGCATCCGGGTTCGTAGTCAGCTCGGCGGGCAAGCTGACCGCAGCGTCGACCGCGACGACCCACCGGAGCGGCTCGCCTCGCAGCCAGGAGGTCATTGGCCAGATCACCGTGATCGCGAGACTGCCGAGGGTGATCGCGGCGATCAGCACCCTGGTGGCGATGAAGTCCCACCGATCGAACGTGAGGATCCGGCCTGGCTGGTGGCTTTGACTTTGGCTGCCCATGTCGATTGACCTTCTCTCTTATCGAAAAACGATGTTGCTGAAGAACGATAACATCGAAAAACGATAATGCCAAGGGGGTTTGGGGTCGGACGAGCTCCGTGCGCCCTCGCGTGGTTTGGCCCGGTCCTGGTGGCACGTCCCCGCCCCCTCCGCTTCGCACCATTTCCCCGCTGTCACTCCGCACCAGTTCGTGTGGCCTCACTCCGACTTCGCACTGTTTGCTGTTACCGCGCACCACGCGGGCCTGGTGCGCGGTTGCATCAGCTGGTGCGAAGTGGGCCTTGAGGCTGGGCCGCAGAGGCGAGGCCTGGTTTGCGGGCTTGGGGCTCGGTCAGGCGAGGGTGACGATGCCGGCGGCGCCGTCGACGGTGATCAGCTGGCCGGTGGTGATCGTGGTGGTGGCGTCGGGTACGCCGACGACGGCTGGGATCCCGTACTCGCGGGCGACCACCGCGCCGTGGGACATCGAGCCACCCATCTCCATCACCAGTCCGCCGGCGGTCAGGAAGAGGGGCGTCCAGCCAGGATCGGTGGACGGCGCGACGAGGATCTCGCCGGGCTCCAGGTGTGCGCCGGCCGGATCCAGGATCACCCGGGCCGGACCGGTGACGGTGCCGACCGAGGCGGCGCTGCCGACCAATGC from Microlunatus phosphovorus NM-1 includes:
- a CDS encoding LysR substrate-binding domain-containing protein; protein product: MSERVLRVGYVPGVTPDKWARAWRERRDGVLLELVLVEEADAEQAVRDKRIDMALARLPVDRTGLHLVRLYDELPVVVVNREHPAAAYDEIELADLADEQFITGIPEGLIPRANQLTFPPMSAKEAVEVAAAGTGIAVLPMSVARLHHRKDVTHRPVRGPAPTTIALIWLTDRDDATTQAFVGVTRGRTPRSSRG
- a CDS encoding helix-turn-helix domain-containing protein, which translates into the protein MPVEDPHRVACHLDDLLARRGMTVTALAEAIGVTNVNLSVLKNNRAKAIRFSTLTAICEVLQCQPGDLLSVESSVEAQRTP
- a CDS encoding DUF2975 domain-containing protein, with the protein product MGSQSQSHQPGRILTFDRWDFIATRVLIAAITLGSLAITVIWPMTSWLRGEPLRWVVAVDAAVSLPAELTTNPDAAAQWNGEALVTLTEAPASTWLATLLPGVITTITVALVAVQLLGLLHDIQSREPFAAASVRRLRVIALILLIAPMVTVTADALAGAAVRSAAFVDAPFAFFISANGILVAVGAGLMVAAVAEAFARGAELRADVDGLV